From a region of the Apibacter sp. B3706 genome:
- a CDS encoding FAD:protein FMN transferase, protein MRGKYVLLAALFVLSYININSQVQRNRTATLMGCKFDFSILAEDSLQAEKYIDKAIDEIVRIENLISDWKPDSQVSKVNQNAGIQPVKVDREVLELTRRAIKISEITEGAFDISFAAMDKIWKFDGSMKKVPSEEQIKESIKKIGYKNIIIDTLHSTLFLKLPGMKIGFGSIGKGYAADKAKELMVKNNVKAGIINASGDISVWGHKINGEYWNIGIINPFEPSDITGFFTLKDECVTTSGSYEKYVELEGKKYSHIIDPRTGYPVKGIKSVSVIGPNAETANGFSTSIMVLGVKAGRKLINHYPDYSCLIITDTGKIRKSKYFKTKVEFYNKKIKSAPRL, encoded by the coding sequence ATGAGAGGGAAATATGTACTATTGGCAGCATTATTTGTATTATCTTACATAAACATTAATTCGCAAGTACAACGAAACCGCACAGCAACATTAATGGGTTGTAAATTTGACTTTTCAATACTAGCAGAAGATTCCCTACAAGCAGAAAAATATATAGATAAGGCTATCGATGAAATAGTACGGATTGAAAATTTAATATCGGATTGGAAGCCTGATTCACAAGTTTCAAAGGTTAACCAAAATGCAGGTATACAGCCCGTAAAAGTAGATAGAGAAGTATTGGAACTTACTCGAAGAGCTATTAAAATCTCAGAGATTACAGAAGGAGCATTTGATATAAGTTTTGCAGCTATGGATAAAATTTGGAAATTTGACGGTTCTATGAAAAAAGTGCCCTCAGAGGAGCAAATTAAAGAATCCATAAAAAAAATAGGCTATAAAAATATCATTATAGATACTTTACACTCTACTCTCTTTTTAAAGCTTCCCGGAATGAAAATCGGATTTGGATCCATAGGAAAAGGATACGCAGCTGATAAAGCAAAAGAACTAATGGTAAAAAATAATGTAAAAGCGGGGATAATTAACGCATCAGGAGATATAAGTGTTTGGGGGCATAAAATTAATGGAGAATATTGGAACATTGGAATAATTAATCCCTTTGAGCCTTCGGATATTACAGGTTTTTTTACACTTAAAGATGAATGCGTCACAACATCCGGTTCTTATGAAAAATATGTCGAATTAGAAGGTAAAAAATATTCTCATATTATCGATCCTCGCACGGGATATCCCGTAAAAGGAATTAAAAGTGTCAGTGTGATAGGTCCGAATGCCGAAACGGCCAATGGATTCAGTACCTCAATAATGGTACTCGGAGTAAAAGCCGGACGCAAACTCATTAACCACTATCCGGATTATAGTTGCCTCATTATTACAGATACGGGTAAAATCCGTAAATCAAAGTATTTTAAAACAAAAGTAGAATTTTATAATAAAAAGATAAAGTCTGCACCCCGACTTTAA
- a CDS encoding PLP-dependent aminotransferase family protein has translation MTSPDLLPYYSLIHIDRNAKVSVYLQITTQIINAIQRGYLSIGTKLPGTRILSNLIQVNRNTIVKVYDELHAQGWIEVHPNKGSFIIQKDNVTNKKIKSISKDSLTHYPSKTGFSYRTSNLLDNPFESSTCSWMLNDGGPDTRLLQMNTLSSLYSSNLKRKRHFTKGNNEVPEKSEYLKKNLSNFLNLSRGLHISPKNLLITRSIEMGGYIAAELLITPKDIVLVGEPSYFLINMILQKVGADIITIPVDEEGISPDAVKKICQKRKIRMLYITPHHHYPTTVSLSVKRRMELLELSQQYGFIILEDDYDYDFHYENNRILPLASADTSGMVVYIGSFGRSLAPGFRKGFVIAPENLILEMQKLSNMLDRQGDIFMEYALGELIEEGEFNRHLRRTSAIYKERRNFLASLLNTHLKDYLNFSLPTGGLAFWTQWNSSVNLMKLREYCLKEDLLIPKSLLYQTHNLSAMRLGFGSFTPEEMEEIIYKIKSALSRLEKK, from the coding sequence ATGACTAGTCCGGATTTACTACCTTATTATAGCTTGATACATATCGACCGAAACGCTAAAGTTTCTGTATATCTTCAAATTACCACTCAGATCATCAATGCTATTCAAAGAGGTTATTTAAGTATCGGTACGAAACTTCCCGGAACGCGTATTTTAAGTAATCTTATTCAAGTAAATCGCAACACAATCGTTAAAGTATATGATGAATTGCATGCACAAGGATGGATTGAAGTACATCCCAATAAGGGCAGTTTTATCATTCAAAAAGACAATGTGACTAATAAAAAAATTAAATCCATATCTAAAGATTCTCTGACTCATTATCCTTCTAAAACGGGATTTTCATATAGAACTTCCAATTTATTGGATAACCCTTTTGAATCTTCAACTTGCTCATGGATGTTAAACGATGGTGGACCCGATACTCGACTTTTACAAATGAATACCTTGTCGAGCCTCTATTCATCGAACCTTAAAAGAAAAAGACATTTTACTAAAGGAAATAATGAAGTTCCTGAAAAAAGTGAATATCTAAAAAAAAACTTATCTAATTTTTTAAATCTATCTCGGGGATTACATATTTCACCAAAAAATCTTCTTATCACGCGAAGCATCGAAATGGGAGGTTATATAGCAGCAGAATTACTTATTACCCCAAAGGATATTGTATTGGTCGGAGAACCTAGTTATTTTCTGATCAATATGATTCTGCAAAAAGTTGGTGCAGATATAATAACCATCCCGGTTGATGAAGAAGGCATTTCTCCGGATGCTGTTAAAAAAATTTGTCAAAAAAGAAAGATTCGTATGTTATATATAACTCCACACCATCATTATCCAACAACGGTTTCTTTAAGTGTAAAACGTCGTATGGAATTATTGGAATTATCTCAACAGTATGGATTCATTATTTTAGAGGATGATTATGATTATGATTTTCATTACGAAAACAATCGGATTCTGCCTCTTGCCAGTGCAGATACCTCGGGAATGGTCGTTTATATCGGTTCGTTTGGAAGATCTTTAGCCCCGGGATTCCGTAAAGGCTTTGTGATCGCTCCTGAGAATTTAATTTTAGAAATGCAAAAATTATCAAACATGCTTGACAGGCAAGGAGATATTTTTATGGAATATGCTTTGGGCGAACTTATTGAAGAAGGCGAATTTAACAGACACCTGAGACGAACCTCTGCTATTTATAAAGAAAGAAGAAATTTTCTGGCATCTTTATTAAACACTCATTTGAAGGATTATTTAAATTTTTCTTTGCCAACCGGTGGATTGGCTTTTTGGACACAATGGAATTCATCGGTAAATTTGATGAAATTACGAGAGTATTGTCTAAAGGAAGATTTGCTCATTCCTAAGTCCTTGCTTTATCAAACGCACAATTTATCTGCTATGAGATTGGGATTTGGAAGTTTTACCCCAGAAGAAATGGAGGAAATCATCTATAAAATCAAATCAGCTTTATCACGTTTAGAAAAAAAATAG
- a CDS encoding ankyrin repeat domain-containing protein: MKRSFVTLLCMASIWMNAQINNTLLDNNFWKNKPDLQAVETEIKKGNSPNEFNDNKFDAVTVAILNEAPLETIKYLLKQKGNDINKLTHDNRIYLHWAALKGNTELIKFLIDKKSNINLEDSHGLTPLVFAANAGQTNVEIYRLFFDAGLNPKQKYKNGATILLLAIPYDSDLHLTDYLQSKGLSLSDTDDKGSTAFDYAARKGDIELLKKLKTRGIKSTNNALLLAAEATRRTANTLDVFKYLVEDIKLNPLVVNDDQQTVLHIVATKPDQVEIINYFISKKVDPQKKDKEGNTAFIKSASGKDIKNTQVFLPLVKNINEVNNKGESALMLAVKSSTPEMIALLLANGANINQKDKKGNSLVYYLIQSYHPRNKNFDANLELLKDKGVDFNTKQEEGNTLYHLAVGKNDINLIKKISGLKVDVNTANNEGITPLQRAAMIAKDDTILKYLLSLGAKKDLKTEFGETAYDLAKENKILTQNKVSVDFLK; this comes from the coding sequence ATGAAAAGAAGTTTCGTAACTCTCCTTTGCATGGCATCCATTTGGATGAATGCTCAAATAAATAATACCTTGTTAGATAATAACTTTTGGAAAAATAAACCCGATTTACAAGCAGTTGAAACAGAAATTAAAAAAGGTAATAGTCCGAATGAGTTTAATGATAACAAATTTGACGCTGTTACAGTTGCCATACTAAATGAAGCCCCTTTAGAAACCATTAAATACCTGTTAAAACAGAAAGGAAATGACATAAATAAATTAACTCATGATAACAGAATTTATTTACATTGGGCAGCTTTAAAAGGAAACACAGAATTAATAAAATTTTTAATCGATAAAAAGAGCAATATCAATTTAGAAGATTCCCACGGACTCACTCCTTTAGTATTTGCAGCAAATGCAGGTCAAACCAATGTTGAAATCTATCGCTTGTTTTTTGATGCCGGATTAAATCCTAAGCAAAAATATAAAAACGGGGCAACCATTTTGCTTTTAGCTATTCCCTATGATTCTGATCTTCACCTTACCGATTATTTACAATCCAAAGGTCTTTCTTTATCGGATACAGACGATAAAGGAAGCACAGCATTTGATTATGCGGCCAGAAAAGGCGATATAGAATTATTAAAAAAATTGAAAACAAGAGGGATAAAAAGCACCAACAATGCTCTTTTACTGGCAGCAGAAGCTACACGGAGAACAGCCAATACCTTAGATGTTTTTAAATATTTGGTAGAAGATATAAAATTAAATCCTTTAGTCGTTAATGACGATCAACAAACCGTACTTCATATAGTCGCAACAAAACCTGATCAGGTAGAAATTATCAACTATTTTATTTCTAAAAAGGTTGATCCACAAAAAAAAGATAAAGAAGGAAATACAGCATTTATAAAAAGTGCTTCAGGAAAAGATATTAAAAATACACAAGTATTTTTACCTTTAGTTAAAAATATCAATGAAGTTAACAATAAGGGAGAAAGTGCTCTAATGTTAGCAGTAAAATCAAGTACCCCGGAAATGATTGCTTTGTTACTTGCTAATGGAGCTAATATAAATCAGAAAGATAAAAAAGGAAACAGTTTGGTTTATTATCTTATCCAATCTTATCATCCTAGAAATAAAAATTTTGATGCAAATTTAGAATTACTAAAAGATAAAGGAGTTGATTTTAATACAAAACAAGAAGAAGGCAATACCCTCTATCATTTAGCAGTCGGTAAAAATGATATCAATTTGATTAAAAAAATTTCAGGATTGAAAGTAGACGTTAATACAGCTAATAACGAGGGTATAACTCCTTTACAAAGAGCCGCAATGATTGCTAAAGACGATACTATTTTGAAATATCTGCTATCTTTAGGTGCAAAAAAAGACCTAAAAACAGAGTTTGGAGAAACAGCCTATGATTTAGCAAAAGAAAACAAAATCTTAACTCAAAATAAAGTATCCGTTGATTTCTTAAAATAA
- a CDS encoding glycosyltransferase family 4 protein codes for MKIAYCIGNIHNSGGIERVISIKANYLVDKGYEVHIVVIYPSSQKPFFNFDSRIKFHYLNLDFEKDRGLKKHINFKKNKKIFLQTIGNLFQEVKPDIAISTFCKYSKYIFELNDGSKKIIERHFAKYKRAQYYSKLDNYFLGRIITYLYRKTDYDIGKNFDRFIVLTNEDRESWGNNLPNLEVIENPLTILPKNHASLENKIVISLGRLNQQKQFDHLIEIWNTIVQKHPDWKLLLYGNGEKKRELEEMIDRLNLNSNIELHPATSDISSVLLNSSIYAMTSKYEGFPLTLIESMVHGVPPVSYTCKCGPKEIIHDEVDGLLVPFNDKEIFAQKLSYLIENETIRKQMGKAASENILRYSQDIIMQKWMNLFQRLVES; via the coding sequence ATGAAAATTGCATACTGTATAGGTAACATTCATAATTCCGGAGGAATAGAACGTGTGATTTCAATTAAAGCCAATTATTTGGTTGACAAAGGCTATGAAGTTCATATTGTCGTTATTTACCCATCTTCTCAAAAGCCTTTTTTCAACTTTGATTCCCGTATTAAATTTCATTATTTGAATTTGGATTTTGAAAAAGATAGGGGATTGAAAAAACATATTAATTTTAAAAAAAATAAAAAAATTTTTCTTCAAACTATCGGAAATCTTTTTCAGGAGGTTAAGCCCGATATAGCTATATCCACTTTTTGTAAGTACTCGAAATATATTTTTGAGTTAAATGATGGAAGTAAAAAAATTATTGAACGACATTTCGCTAAATACAAACGTGCGCAATATTATTCAAAATTGGATAATTATTTTCTAGGAAGAATCATAACGTATTTATACCGTAAAACAGATTATGATATTGGTAAGAATTTTGACCGATTTATAGTTTTAACGAATGAAGATAGAGAATCCTGGGGAAATAATCTTCCCAACCTTGAGGTAATTGAAAATCCACTTACTATATTACCTAAAAATCATGCATCTCTTGAAAATAAAATAGTAATTAGCTTAGGCCGATTAAACCAGCAAAAACAGTTTGATCATCTTATTGAAATATGGAACACTATTGTTCAAAAACATCCGGATTGGAAATTGTTACTATATGGTAATGGTGAGAAAAAAAGAGAGCTTGAAGAAATGATTGATCGATTAAATTTAAATTCTAACATTGAATTACATCCGGCGACTTCGGATATAAGCTCTGTTTTGCTAAATAGTTCCATTTATGCTATGACTTCAAAATATGAAGGATTTCCATTGACATTAATTGAATCTATGGTTCATGGAGTCCCTCCTGTTTCCTATACCTGCAAATGCGGACCTAAAGAAATTATCCATGATGAAGTAGACGGATTATTAGTTCCTTTTAATGATAAAGAAATTTTTGCTCAAAAGCTCTCCTACTTAATAGAAAATGAAACTATTAGAAAACAAATGGGAAAAGCGGCTTCTGAAAATATTCTGCGTTATTCACAGGATATAATCATGCAAAAATGGATGAATTTGTTTCAGCGTTTAGTAGAAAGTTAA
- a CDS encoding DUF2271 domain-containing protein — MKMNIKIAAYSLLLMLLPFIGHAQTHKYKCLLQMNNYIGEGAYIVVSLISPQGQYEKTLYIMGEDKRWYNTLKEWHKYNSKKKTIDAKTGASVTGGDRSITTLEIEDSKIYKGYKLRFETAVEDQNYYVKDLEIPLNSQAFTGKISGTGYINYVRLSKIQ, encoded by the coding sequence ATGAAGATGAATATTAAAATAGCAGCTTACAGTTTACTTCTAATGTTATTGCCTTTTATTGGCCATGCACAGACTCATAAATATAAATGTTTACTTCAAATGAATAATTATATAGGAGAAGGTGCCTACATAGTAGTATCATTAATTTCTCCGCAAGGTCAATATGAAAAGACATTATACATAATGGGAGAAGATAAAAGATGGTATAATACCTTAAAAGAATGGCATAAATACAATTCAAAAAAGAAAACTATAGATGCTAAAACCGGAGCATCCGTAACCGGCGGAGACCGTAGCATAACCACGTTGGAAATTGAAGATTCTAAAATTTATAAGGGATATAAACTCCGATTTGAAACTGCTGTTGAAGATCAAAATTATTATGTAAAAGATCTGGAAATCCCTTTAAATTCTCAAGCCTTTACGGGTAAAATATCCGGAACGGGATATATAAATTATGTGAGACTAAGTAAGATTCAATAA
- a CDS encoding PepSY domain-containing protein encodes MTLSIWRYAHLTLALVSFIFLSMASITGSILAFYTIEENMSPYCIHDLNRISIAQTLSALQSTVQEISELEINEKSFVKLQGTDTNGEEVVGYINPKTGTIIGKPQKNNSFILWVTSLHRSLFMHETGRILVGINSFLLFLIATSGSILIIKRQKKFSNFFSKIKKASFSQYYHTLFGRLLLIPIGIISLTGSYLCLERFHFFSKEGEKIIYHSVQDQTTTKKLLYIDIPLFSRIKLSEVRKIEFPFSDDPDEYFILKLKDKELTVSPLTGEVVSQVNDPISKKLATLSLDLHTGRTHVVWAVILFIAGVYILFFIVSGFTITLKRGKRNFKNKYLPEDSQIILLVGSENGSTFNLAHSIHQQMVSQNYRSYLTELNKYQIYPKAEYILILTSTYGLGDAPSNARKFGTLLKENPQNQNVKFSVVGFGSKSYEDYCLFAKTVDEQIKKEAWSESIVDLHTVNDQSIDEFTTWIKEWNNKTGIKLYADAKFYTSKPKNRIKMKIEEVYIPNDSKETFIVQINPGKQKFTSGDILAVYPCKDQKERYYSIAKVNHNIQLSIKYYPSGLASEYLINRKKGDTIYGKILTNTSFHFPEKANKVVMIANGTGIGPFLGMIDQNLTKVKTYLYCGFRQRCEIVDQYICFLKEQMNKGYLEQYNFSYSSDTENKYVMDLIQNDRDFFVNLLEEGGVIMICGALQMQLEVEKVLDEVVFVDSLKKCNDYKRKGLIVTDCY; translated from the coding sequence ATGACGCTTTCCATTTGGAGATATGCTCACTTAACTTTAGCATTAGTTTCTTTCATATTTTTGAGTATGGCTTCCATAACGGGATCCATACTTGCTTTTTATACCATTGAAGAAAATATGTCACCATATTGCATTCATGATCTAAATCGTATTAGTATTGCGCAGACTCTTTCAGCATTACAATCTACTGTTCAAGAAATTTCTGAATTGGAAATTAATGAAAAATCGTTTGTAAAATTACAAGGTACCGATACGAATGGGGAGGAGGTAGTAGGATATATAAATCCTAAAACGGGAACTATCATAGGAAAACCTCAAAAAAACAATTCTTTTATCTTGTGGGTTACCTCATTACATAGATCCCTGTTTATGCATGAAACAGGACGCATACTTGTGGGTATCAATTCATTTTTACTTTTTTTAATAGCAACTTCAGGAAGCATACTTATAATAAAAAGACAGAAAAAATTCAGCAACTTTTTTTCAAAAATAAAAAAAGCATCTTTTTCTCAATATTACCATACTTTGTTTGGACGTTTACTGCTTATACCTATTGGTATAATTTCATTAACCGGAAGTTATCTATGTTTAGAAAGGTTTCATTTTTTTTCCAAAGAGGGTGAAAAAATTATCTATCATTCCGTTCAAGATCAAACTACAACAAAGAAACTATTATATATAGATATCCCTCTTTTTTCACGAATTAAACTTTCAGAAGTTCGTAAAATAGAATTTCCGTTTTCCGATGATCCCGACGAATATTTTATTTTAAAATTAAAAGATAAAGAATTAACCGTCAGTCCTTTAACAGGTGAAGTTGTCTCTCAAGTTAATGATCCGATTTCAAAAAAGTTAGCAACTCTAAGTTTAGACCTTCATACCGGCAGAACTCATGTAGTTTGGGCTGTCATTCTTTTTATAGCCGGTGTATATATATTGTTTTTTATAGTTTCAGGATTTACCATAACTTTGAAAAGAGGAAAACGTAATTTTAAAAATAAATACCTCCCTGAAGATAGCCAAATTATACTATTGGTAGGATCAGAAAATGGAAGTACGTTCAACCTGGCTCATTCAATTCATCAACAAATGGTTTCGCAAAATTATCGATCCTATTTAACAGAGCTTAATAAGTACCAAATATATCCAAAAGCGGAATATATACTAATTTTAACTTCAACCTATGGACTGGGAGATGCTCCTTCAAATGCGCGTAAATTCGGAACACTTCTAAAAGAAAATCCACAAAACCAAAACGTTAAGTTCAGTGTAGTAGGGTTTGGATCAAAGTCCTATGAAGATTACTGTTTGTTTGCTAAAACTGTAGACGAACAAATCAAAAAAGAGGCATGGAGCGAATCGATAGTAGATTTACACACAGTAAACGACCAATCAATAGATGAGTTTACAACATGGATAAAAGAATGGAATAATAAAACGGGTATCAAACTATATGCTGATGCCAAATTTTATACAAGTAAACCCAAAAATCGTATAAAAATGAAGATAGAGGAGGTTTACATACCTAATGATTCTAAAGAAACTTTTATAGTACAAATAAATCCCGGTAAACAAAAATTTACTTCAGGCGATATTCTGGCCGTTTATCCCTGTAAAGATCAAAAGGAAAGATATTATTCCATAGCTAAAGTCAATCATAACATACAGTTATCAATAAAATATTATCCGAGCGGCTTGGCGTCAGAATATTTAATAAATCGGAAAAAAGGAGATACCATATACGGGAAAATTTTAACTAACACTTCTTTTCATTTTCCCGAAAAAGCAAATAAAGTAGTTATGATTGCCAATGGAACAGGAATAGGTCCCTTTTTAGGAATGATCGATCAAAACTTAACCAAAGTTAAAACTTATTTGTATTGCGGATTCAGACAGCGATGTGAAATAGTAGATCAATATATTTGTTTTTTGAAGGAACAAATGAATAAAGGATATTTAGAACAATATAATTTTTCGTATTCATCAGATACAGAAAATAAATATGTGATGGATTTAATTCAAAATGACAGAGATTTTTTTGTTAATTTATTGGAAGAGGGAGGAGTAATCATGATTTGTGGAGCTTTGCAAATGCAACTGGAGGTAGAAAAAGTCTTGGATGAGGTAGTTTTTGTAGATAGCCTAAAAAAATGTAATGATTACAAAAGAAAAGGACTAATTGTAACCGATTGTTATTAA
- a CDS encoding aldo/keto reductase yields the protein MNITDISGTTTLSNGVKMPYLGLGVYKADGGQEVITAIHDALDAGYRHIDTAAYYYNEEGVGKAIQSASIPREEIFVTTKIWFSRQRYEDTFKAFDESMEKLGLDYLDLYLIHWPHPDFYLEAWKAMEELYKAGRIRAIGLCNSLQHHIQKIIDLGQTVPMVNQMEFHPNLVQQDLLDFCKKNQIQYEAWSPLKRGALFNDPLLLELAHKYNKNVAQIIIRWDLQKGVVTIPKSTKKERIISNADVFDFHLSDEDVKKIDSLDSNDRTGAHPDHFLEYFAKKGIK from the coding sequence ATGAATATAACAGATATTTCAGGAACAACTACTCTTTCCAACGGTGTAAAAATGCCTTATTTGGGTTTAGGCGTGTATAAAGCTGACGGAGGACAAGAAGTAATCACTGCTATACATGATGCCTTAGATGCAGGATATCGTCATATTGATACGGCTGCTTATTATTATAATGAAGAAGGAGTTGGAAAAGCCATACAATCTGCTTCAATTCCTCGTGAAGAAATTTTTGTAACTACCAAAATATGGTTCAGCAGACAAAGATATGAGGACACTTTTAAAGCATTTGATGAATCTATGGAAAAACTTGGTCTTGATTATCTTGATCTATATTTAATCCATTGGCCTCATCCGGATTTCTATTTGGAAGCATGGAAAGCAATGGAAGAATTATATAAGGCGGGTAGAATACGTGCAATAGGTTTATGTAATTCTTTGCAGCATCATATCCAAAAAATCATAGATTTGGGACAAACCGTTCCTATGGTTAATCAAATGGAATTCCACCCCAATTTAGTGCAACAGGATTTATTGGATTTTTGCAAAAAAAATCAAATTCAATACGAAGCTTGGTCTCCTTTAAAAAGAGGGGCTTTGTTTAACGATCCTTTACTTTTAGAATTAGCTCATAAGTATAATAAAAATGTAGCACAAATTATTATTCGATGGGATTTGCAAAAAGGGGTAGTAACTATTCCAAAAAGTACAAAAAAAGAAAGAATTATTTCCAATGCTGATGTTTTCGATTTTCATTTAAGCGATGAAGATGTAAAAAAAATAGATTCTTTAGATTCCAATGATCGAACCGGCGCTCATCCCGATCATTTTTTAGAATATTTTGCTAAAAAGGGAATCAAATAA
- the araJ gene encoding MFS transporter AraJ, protein MKKSTIALALGTLGLGMSEFGMMGILPDIARDMSISIPKAGHFISAYALGVAIGAPLLVLISGKLPLKRILLILILIFILGNLFFSLTSYYEFNVLFRFISGLPHGAYFGVGSIVASKLASKGKGTSAVSGMISGMTIANLLGVPLGTFISHHFSWKITYFLIALLGIIIFISIKKFVPELKPLTYTRFKDQFHFLKNLNPWLIVVTTIVGNGGIFCWYSYINPIMTHSVGFSEESMTGVMMFAGLGMVVGNLLSGKLSDKYSPQKVATVTQGLAMLSLLFFFFFSKSQILSLLLMFLCTGCLFAVSAPQQILLLHNSRGGEMLGSAMAQVAFNIGNALGAYLGGIPISKNYPYEYSALPGVVLTFIGFLVFLYYTHLRAKLSN, encoded by the coding sequence ATGAAAAAATCTACCATAGCGTTAGCTTTAGGTACTTTAGGATTAGGAATGTCTGAATTTGGCATGATGGGCATACTTCCGGATATTGCAAGAGATATGTCTATAAGCATACCAAAAGCAGGGCATTTTATATCGGCATATGCTCTCGGGGTAGCTATTGGAGCCCCCTTACTGGTTTTAATATCCGGTAAACTTCCCTTAAAAAGAATATTGTTGATTCTTATTTTAATCTTCATATTAGGTAATTTATTTTTTTCTTTGACTTCGTATTATGAATTTAATGTATTGTTCAGATTTATTTCAGGTCTTCCACACGGCGCTTATTTTGGTGTCGGTTCCATTGTTGCCAGTAAACTGGCATCTAAGGGAAAAGGAACTTCTGCTGTTTCGGGAATGATTTCAGGAATGACGATTGCTAACCTCTTAGGGGTTCCCTTGGGTACATTCATAAGCCATCATTTTTCGTGGAAAATTACATACTTTCTTATAGCTTTATTAGGAATCATAATTTTCATATCCATTAAAAAATTTGTTCCTGAATTGAAACCGCTTACCTATACTAGATTTAAAGATCAATTTCATTTTTTGAAGAACTTGAATCCGTGGCTGATTGTCGTAACAACCATTGTAGGAAATGGAGGTATATTTTGTTGGTATAGTTATATAAATCCAATTATGACCCATTCGGTTGGCTTTTCAGAAGAATCTATGACAGGAGTAATGATGTTTGCAGGTTTGGGAATGGTAGTTGGAAATCTGTTGAGTGGAAAATTATCGGATAAATATTCTCCGCAAAAGGTAGCTACAGTTACCCAAGGGTTGGCAATGCTATCCTTATTATTTTTCTTTTTTTTCAGCAAATCTCAAATCCTTTCGTTACTACTTATGTTCCTTTGCACGGGGTGTCTTTTTGCCGTATCAGCTCCTCAACAAATTTTATTGTTGCATAACTCAAGAGGAGGAGAAATGTTAGGTTCAGCAATGGCACAGGTAGCTTTTAACATAGGAAATGCTTTAGGCGCTTATTTAGGAGGTATTCCTATCAGTAAAAATTATCCCTATGAATATAGTGCTTTGCCGGGTGTTGTATTAACATTCATTGGGTTTCTAGTGTTTCTATATTACACCCATTTAAGAGCCAAGCTGAGTAACTGA